One Deinococcus multiflagellatus DNA window includes the following coding sequences:
- a CDS encoding chorismate-binding protein, with protein MTAPAPLSPADALRRLHAAGAPGLVLLDSLGPVTPDSRWSFLSAWPQAVRHDLPEPPGGHTFFPAWLGGLKYEAARAFGLHTHAPQGPAMWWGHYPSGLVWDRQAGTLAVVGEPHVPWAEWLALDPGPEPALTVGPFGADDVDYPAGVRAVQDLIRAGEVYQVNLSRGVRAAAQGDPLAAYLRLREVNPSPFMAYADFGDEVVVSCSPERLVRWAGGLLSARPIAGTRRRGDTPQEDAAFEAELRSSPKEVAEHTMLVDLVRHDLGRVAAPGTVTVPDLMLVERYSHVMHLVSEVTAQARPGITLREVLAATFPGGTITGAPKERVMEAIAALEPGPRGWYTGGLGRLSGEGVDLNILIRTAAFTRTPQGWTVEVRAGGGTVIDADPTREAQETVHKAQALLSVLAGVPGRAAQPPAPPVPGRPWAPPPAPGHSGLRVLLLDNRDSFTWNLAHDLLALGAQVEVRSQDEDALALLRGQPDAVLVGPGPGTPETSGCTLALTRACLERRIPLLGVCLGHQALGQVLGGQVVRAQPVHGRPEYVRHSGTDLFASVPQGAPFGRYHSLVVRGLDPTLVTAQSADGEAMALAVPGQPAWGVQFHPESVLSPAGRLLLGNWLTLSAAAQPG; from the coding sequence GTGACCGCGCCTGCGCCCCTCTCCCCCGCCGACGCCCTGCGCCGCCTGCACGCCGCCGGCGCCCCGGGCCTCGTGCTGCTGGACTCCCTGGGCCCCGTCACCCCAGACAGCCGCTGGTCCTTTCTCAGCGCGTGGCCCCAGGCGGTGCGCCACGACCTCCCCGAGCCCCCGGGGGGCCACACCTTCTTCCCCGCCTGGCTGGGCGGCCTGAAGTACGAAGCGGCCCGCGCGTTTGGCCTGCACACCCACGCCCCCCAGGGGCCGGCCATGTGGTGGGGCCACTACCCCTCGGGGCTGGTGTGGGACCGGCAGGCGGGCACGCTGGCCGTGGTGGGCGAGCCCCATGTGCCCTGGGCCGAGTGGCTGGCGCTGGACCCGGGACCCGAACCCGCCCTGACCGTGGGCCCCTTTGGCGCCGACGACGTGGACTACCCGGCAGGCGTGCGCGCCGTGCAGGACCTGATCCGGGCCGGCGAGGTCTATCAGGTGAACCTCTCGCGCGGGGTGCGGGCGGCGGCGCAGGGCGACCCCCTGGCCGCCTACCTGCGCCTGCGCGAGGTGAACCCCAGCCCCTTCATGGCCTACGCCGACTTTGGCGACGAGGTGGTGGTGTCGTGCAGCCCGGAACGGCTGGTGCGCTGGGCCGGCGGACTGCTGAGTGCCCGCCCCATTGCCGGCACCCGCCGCCGGGGCGACACCCCGCAGGAGGACGCCGCCTTTGAAGCCGAACTGAGAAGCAGCCCCAAGGAGGTGGCCGAGCACACCATGCTGGTGGACCTCGTGCGCCACGACCTGGGGCGGGTGGCGGCTCCGGGCACCGTGACCGTACCAGACCTGATGCTGGTGGAGCGCTACAGCCACGTCATGCATCTGGTCTCCGAGGTGACGGCGCAGGCCCGCCCCGGCATCACACTGCGCGAGGTGCTGGCGGCCACCTTCCCCGGCGGCACCATCACCGGCGCCCCCAAAGAGCGGGTGATGGAGGCGATTGCGGCCCTGGAACCGGGCCCGCGCGGCTGGTACACGGGCGGTCTGGGGCGCCTGAGCGGCGAGGGCGTGGACCTGAACATCCTGATTCGCACGGCGGCCTTTACGCGCACGCCCCAGGGCTGGACGGTCGAGGTGCGCGCGGGCGGCGGCACTGTGATTGACGCCGACCCCACCCGTGAGGCGCAGGAAACGGTCCACAAGGCCCAGGCGCTCCTGAGTGTGCTGGCGGGCGTGCCGGGCCGCGCCGCGCAGCCCCCGGCGCCCCCGGTGCCTGGCCGCCCCTGGGCCCCGCCCCCCGCGCCGGGCCACAGCGGACTGCGGGTGCTGCTGCTGGACAACCGCGATTCCTTTACCTGGAATTTGGCCCACGACCTGCTGGCCCTGGGCGCCCAGGTGGAGGTGCGGTCGCAGGACGAGGACGCCCTGGCCCTGCTGCGCGGCCAACCAGATGCCGTACTGGTGGGCCCCGGTCCCGGCACGCCAGAGACCAGTGGCTGCACGCTGGCCCTGACCCGCGCCTGCCTGGAACGGCGAATTCCGCTGCTGGGCGTGTGCCTGGGGCATCAGGCACTGGGGCAGGTGCTGGGCGGACAGGTCGTGCGCGCGCAGCCGGTGCATGGCCGCCCGGAATACGTGCGCCACAGCGGCACAGACCTCTTCGCTAGCGTGCCGCAGGGAGCCCCATTTGGGCGCTACCACTCGCTGGTGGTGCGCGGCCTGGACCCGACGTTGGTGACCGCCCAGAGCGCCGACGGCGAGGCGATGGCCCTGGCGGTGCCCGGCCAGCCCGCCTGGGGGGTGCAGTTTCACCCGGAAAGCGTGCTGAGCCCCGCCGGGCGCCTTCTGCTGGGCAACTGGCTGACGCTCAGCGCCGCGGCCCAGCCCGGGTGA
- the sugE gene encoding quaternary ammonium compound efflux SMR transporter SugE, with the protein MAWILLVIAGLLEVGWAIGLKYTEGFTRPLPTALTLLSMVASMGLLGLATKTLPIGTAYGVWVGIGAVGAAILGIVLFQEPATAPRLLFMALMVVAIVGLKATSGH; encoded by the coding sequence ATGGCATGGATCTTGTTGGTGATTGCAGGTCTGCTGGAAGTTGGCTGGGCCATTGGCCTCAAATACACCGAGGGCTTTACCCGCCCCCTGCCCACCGCGCTGACCCTGCTGAGCATGGTGGCCAGCATGGGCCTGCTGGGGCTGGCCACCAAAACGCTGCCCATTGGCACGGCGTACGGCGTGTGGGTGGGCATTGGGGCGGTGGGCGCGGCCATCCTGGGGATCGTGCTCTTTCAGGAACCCGCCACCGCGCCGCGCCTGCTGTTCATGGCACTGATGGTGGTGGCGATTGTGGGCCTCAAGGCAACCAGCGGGCATTAG
- a CDS encoding MFS transporter, whose amino-acid sequence MLPLLLRGPFARLWWAGLISMTGNWLLWAALPAQVYLDTRSVPAATLMFLAGTLPRVLLGALGGVLADRWPRQRVLLISNLLAALALLPLLTGGGAPPLWAVLLSSALLALVTLPAGPAENALLPTLVPGAELPRANALNALNNNLARLLGPALGGALLAALGLRAVVLVDLLTFVGAAALLLGVPLGRAAPHPRPEGGQEAFRAGVRAVRTSPPLRLLVGLAGFAALGEGLFGPLLAPFVAEVMKGGAQTYGLLLSAQAVGGLLGGVLVARWADRLPPAGLLVAGGIGLGLGDLAVFLLPLVTSAHWPPLLVMALVGLPAAASGAGWTTLVQRLSPEAALGRVFGLAGHLMAAGVLLGTGLASFARGPGGILVFVCAHGVIQLLAGLWALRLLGAPARGPAPVS is encoded by the coding sequence ATGCTTCCTCTGCTTCTGCGTGGTCCCTTTGCCCGGCTGTGGTGGGCCGGGCTGATCAGCATGACGGGCAACTGGCTGCTCTGGGCGGCGCTGCCCGCCCAGGTGTACCTGGACACCCGCTCGGTGCCGGCCGCCACCCTGATGTTCCTGGCCGGCACGCTGCCGCGCGTGCTGCTGGGGGCGCTGGGCGGCGTGCTGGCCGACCGCTGGCCCCGCCAGCGCGTGCTGCTGATCAGCAACCTGCTGGCCGCCCTGGCGCTGCTGCCCCTGCTGACCGGGGGCGGGGCGCCGCCGCTGTGGGCGGTGCTGCTGTCCTCGGCACTGCTGGCCCTGGTGACCCTGCCCGCCGGCCCGGCCGAGAACGCCCTGCTGCCCACCCTGGTGCCAGGGGCGGAGCTACCCCGCGCCAACGCCCTGAACGCCCTGAACAACAACCTCGCCCGGCTGCTGGGCCCGGCCCTGGGCGGTGCGCTGCTGGCCGCGCTGGGGTTGCGGGCGGTGGTGCTGGTGGACCTGCTGACCTTCGTGGGGGCGGCGGCCCTGCTGCTGGGCGTGCCGCTGGGCCGGGCGGCGCCGCACCCCCGCCCGGAAGGCGGCCAGGAAGCCTTCCGGGCGGGGGTGCGGGCAGTGCGCACCTCGCCGCCCCTGCGCCTGCTGGTGGGCCTCGCCGGGTTCGCCGCGCTGGGTGAAGGCCTCTTTGGGCCCCTGCTGGCGCCTTTCGTGGCCGAGGTCATGAAGGGCGGCGCGCAAACATACGGCCTGCTGCTGAGCGCGCAGGCGGTGGGTGGGCTGCTGGGCGGGGTCCTGGTGGCCCGCTGGGCCGACCGCTTGCCCCCGGCGGGGCTGCTGGTGGCCGGCGGCATTGGCCTGGGCTTGGGGGACCTCGCGGTGTTTTTGCTGCCGCTGGTCACGTCGGCGCACTGGCCACCGCTGCTGGTCATGGCGCTGGTGGGCCTGCCGGCTGCGGCCAGCGGCGCCGGCTGGACCACCCTGGTGCAGCGCCTGAGCCCGGAAGCGGCCCTGGGCCGGGTGTTCGGCCTGGCGGGCCACCTGATGGCCGCCGGGGTGCTGCTGGGCACCGGCCTGGCCAGCTTTGCGCGGGGGCCGGGTGGCATTCTGGTCTTTGTCTGCGCGCACGGGGTGATTCAGCTGCTGGCTGGCCTGTGGGCGCTGCGGCTGCTGGGGGCACCCGCCCGGGGCCCGGCCCCCGTATCCTGA
- a CDS encoding acyl-CoA thioesterase gives MDENPKKAPRSRARMLELVFPKDTNYHGTAFGGWVLSLMDKAASIAAVRHAGGNVVTARMDGVDFHVPIRVADAVALDAQVVRVGRTSMTIRVDVYREHMASGDQELATTGFFVFVALDDQGKPRPVPPLPEGQDTRSAQPDPDARP, from the coding sequence ATGGACGAGAATCCGAAAAAGGCGCCGCGCAGCCGCGCGCGCATGCTGGAACTGGTGTTTCCCAAAGACACGAACTACCACGGCACCGCCTTTGGGGGCTGGGTGCTGTCCCTGATGGACAAGGCGGCCAGCATTGCGGCCGTGCGCCACGCCGGCGGCAACGTGGTCACCGCCCGCATGGACGGCGTGGATTTCCATGTGCCCATTCGCGTGGCCGACGCCGTGGCCTTGGACGCCCAGGTGGTGCGCGTGGGCCGCACCTCCATGACCATTCGGGTGGATGTGTACCGCGAACACATGGCCAGCGGGGATCAAGAGCTGGCGACCACCGGCTTTTTCGTGTTCGTGGCGCTGGATGACCAGGGCAAGCCCCGCCCGGTGCCCCCGCTGCCCGAGGGCCAGGACACCCGCAGCGCCCAGCCCGACCCGGACGCCCGCCCATGA
- a CDS encoding RrF2 family transcriptional regulator, with amino-acid sequence MWVSTKAQYGLRALIEIARRGGEAVPLKDVSERQGISQHYLEQIASNLRRAGFIKSIRGAHGGYRLARPPHEINAYDVVTAMEGSIAPVSCVEDDHVCESQNVCGTQSLWHRVDSALRDVLGSTTLADLIVESERQQHARLVQLEGSYPHA; translated from the coding sequence ATGTGGGTGTCCACCAAAGCGCAATACGGGCTGCGCGCCCTGATCGAGATCGCGCGGCGGGGCGGCGAGGCTGTGCCCCTCAAAGACGTGTCCGAACGCCAGGGCATCAGCCAGCACTACCTGGAGCAGATTGCCAGCAATCTGCGCCGCGCCGGGTTTATCAAGAGCATTCGCGGCGCGCACGGCGGCTACCGCCTCGCCCGGCCACCCCACGAAATTAACGCCTACGATGTGGTCACTGCCATGGAAGGCAGCATTGCCCCGGTGTCGTGCGTGGAAGACGACCATGTGTGCGAAAGCCAGAACGTCTGCGGCACCCAGAGCCTGTGGCACCGCGTGGACAGCGCCCTGCGCGACGTGCTGGGCAGCACCACCCTGGCCGACCTGATCGTGGAAAGCGAGCGCCAGCAGCACGCCCGGCTGGTGCAGCTGGAAGGCAGCTACCCGCACGCCTAG
- a CDS encoding quinone-dependent dihydroorotate dehydrogenase: MYRSLIKPLLFRLDAEDAHHLTLGGLEAASRVPLWPRAVRTLTVPGGQALGQTLWGQTFASPVGLAAGLDKNGVAVPAFSALGFGFLEVGTVTPQPQPGNDRPRLFRLPPDEALINRMGFNNGGAAALHARLAALRQRPAPVWVNIGKNKATPNEAAAQDYRRCVAALQDVADAFVVNVSSPNTPGLRALQAAGELAALVRAVLDEVEAGRVRALRRPPVLVKLAPDLHPADFEASVAAVVGAGAAGLIISNTTLARGGLTHSAQHEAGGLSGRPLTARSTALVREAYRLTGGRVPIVGVGGIFTAQDAYDKIRAGASLVEVYSALIYKGPGLVRELNAGLAALLRRDGLRGVDEAVGVDVTG, encoded by the coding sequence GTGTACCGCTCGCTGATCAAACCGCTGCTGTTTCGCCTGGACGCCGAAGATGCCCACCACCTCACCCTGGGTGGCCTGGAGGCAGCCTCCAGGGTGCCGCTGTGGCCACGCGCCGTCCGCACCCTGACCGTCCCGGGCGGGCAGGCGCTGGGCCAGACCCTGTGGGGGCAAACCTTCGCCTCGCCCGTGGGACTGGCAGCGGGGCTGGACAAGAACGGCGTGGCGGTGCCCGCCTTCAGTGCGCTGGGCTTCGGGTTTCTGGAGGTCGGAACGGTCACGCCCCAGCCGCAGCCGGGCAACGACCGCCCCCGCCTGTTCCGCCTGCCGCCCGACGAGGCGCTCATCAACCGCATGGGTTTTAACAACGGCGGCGCGGCGGCGCTGCATGCCCGCCTGGCCGCCCTGCGGCAGCGCCCCGCGCCCGTGTGGGTGAACATCGGCAAGAACAAGGCCACCCCCAACGAGGCCGCTGCACAGGACTACCGCCGCTGCGTGGCCGCGCTGCAGGACGTGGCCGACGCCTTCGTGGTGAATGTCAGCAGCCCGAACACGCCCGGCCTGCGCGCCCTACAGGCCGCGGGTGAGCTGGCCGCCCTGGTGCGCGCCGTGCTGGACGAGGTTGAGGCAGGCCGGGTGCGCGCCCTGCGCCGCCCCCCGGTGCTGGTGAAGCTGGCCCCGGACCTGCACCCCGCCGATTTCGAGGCCAGTGTAGCGGCGGTGGTGGGCGCGGGGGCGGCCGGGCTGATCATCAGCAACACCACCCTGGCCCGGGGCGGCCTGACCCACTCCGCCCAGCACGAGGCCGGCGGCCTCAGCGGGCGCCCGCTGACCGCGCGGTCCACGGCCCTGGTCCGTGAGGCCTACCGCCTGACCGGGGGCCGGGTGCCCATCGTGGGCGTGGGCGGCATCTTCACCGCCCAGGACGCCTACGACAAGATTCGCGCGGGCGCCAGCCTCGTTGAGGTCTATTCCGCCCTGATCTACAAAGGCCCCGGGCTGGTCCGCGAGCTGAACGCCGGCCTGGCCGCGCTGCTGCGCCGCGATGGGTTGCGGGGCGTAGATGAAGCGGTGGGGGTCGACGTAACGGGTTAA
- a CDS encoding histidine phosphatase family protein gives MTDPLSPLLHLTLVRHARTDWNGAGRWQGWTDTPLGEAGEAQALSLRARLAGRPYDEVHSSDLSRAARTAELALPGAPMILDVRLRELLFGDFEAVTTDDVLHDPRYTEWQRDPWRLPAPGGESLKEVAARMRNWADALPSGRIIAFSHGAAIRALLCDLFGWPAPPQPGYVLPFPYQLSHTGLTTLTRVDGRWTLLSYNDHAHLE, from the coding sequence ATGACCGACCCCCTCTCGCCCCTGCTGCACCTGACCCTGGTGCGCCACGCGCGGACCGACTGGAACGGTGCCGGGCGCTGGCAGGGCTGGACCGACACCCCGCTGGGCGAGGCGGGCGAGGCCCAGGCCCTGAGCCTGCGCGCCCGGCTGGCGGGGCGCCCCTACGACGAGGTGCACAGCAGCGACCTGAGCCGCGCGGCGCGCACCGCCGAACTGGCGCTGCCCGGCGCCCCCATGATTCTGGACGTGCGCCTGCGCGAACTGCTGTTTGGTGACTTTGAGGCCGTGACCACCGACGACGTGCTGCACGACCCCCGCTACACCGAGTGGCAGCGCGACCCCTGGCGCCTGCCGGCCCCTGGCGGCGAGAGCCTGAAAGAGGTGGCCGCCCGCATGCGCAACTGGGCCGACGCCCTGCCCAGTGGACGCATCATCGCCTTTTCCCACGGCGCCGCCATCCGCGCCCTGCTGTGCGACCTGTTCGGCTGGCCTGCCCCGCCGCAGCCCGGCTATGTGCTGCCCTTTCCCTACCAGCTGTCCCACACCGGCCTGACCACCCTGACCCGTGTGGACGGCCGCTGGACCCTGCTGAGCTACAACGACCACGCGCATCTGGAGTGA